A region from the Desulfoglaeba alkanexedens ALDC genome encodes:
- a CDS encoding STAS domain-containing protein, producing MKWIKERGPVVAFEGRLDKETVPEARRRVLKALKRNPAGSLDVDLSRLERMDTAGVALLVELHRNALRKGGKVRLRGLNEGARRMIQLARLDQVLEVAEEA from the coding sequence ATGAAATGGATCAAGGAACGAGGCCCCGTGGTTGCCTTTGAGGGGAGACTCGACAAGGAAACGGTGCCGGAAGCGCGACGGCGGGTCCTGAAGGCCCTCAAGCGGAACCCCGCCGGATCCCTGGATGTGGATCTTTCCCGGTTGGAACGAATGGATACGGCGGGCGTGGCCCTGTTGGTTGAACTTCACCGAAACGCCCTTCGAAAGGGTGGTAAAGTGCGCCTTCGCGGATTAAACGAAGGCGCACGCCGCATGATCCAGCTGGCCCGGCTCGACCAGGTGCTGGAAGTCGCTGAAGAGGCTTGA
- a CDS encoding nitroreductase family protein has protein sequence MDHSRPEPTVLQAIRERRSVRHFLDAPVDRDLIREVLQAACWAPSGLNNQPWRFAVVRDPELKEKIAGLTRYSETMRQAAVLIPVFLDHETSYDYVKDCQAVGAAIQNMLLAIHARGLGAVWIGEILKNKDKVRDALELPERLELMAVVAVGHPAHRKQSSHRRPLEEVVVLER, from the coding sequence ATGGACCATAGCCGGCCTGAACCGACCGTTTTGCAAGCCATTCGCGAGCGCCGAAGCGTCCGCCATTTTCTGGATGCTCCCGTCGATCGCGACCTCATCCGGGAAGTGCTTCAGGCCGCCTGCTGGGCCCCGTCGGGCCTGAACAACCAGCCCTGGCGGTTCGCCGTGGTACGGGACCCGGAACTCAAGGAAAAGATCGCCGGGCTGACTCGATATTCGGAAACGATGCGACAGGCGGCCGTGCTGATTCCCGTTTTCCTGGACCACGAGACGTCTTACGACTACGTGAAGGACTGTCAGGCCGTGGGAGCCGCCATTCAGAACATGCTGCTCGCCATCCATGCCCGGGGTCTGGGAGCCGTCTGGATCGGCGAGATTTTGAAGAACAAGGACAAGGTGCGGGATGCACTGGAACTTCCCGAACGACTCGAACTGATGGCAGTGGTGGCGGTCGGCCATCCCGCCCACCGCAAGCAGTCGTCTCACCGCCGGCCCTTGGAAGAGGTCGTGGTGCTGGAACGCTGA
- a CDS encoding MBL fold metallo-hydrolase, whose translation MIVERLVVGMLQTNCYIVGDPETRQAAIIDPGGDADRILARVQTLKLEPVAVLLTHGHFDHVLDAWTIKERTGSRVFLNRKDEPLLTDSKLGLGTLFGSLIRTPKGEVDHFLEEGDRITFGSIVLEVLETPGHTPGHVSFLAADANIVFVGDTLFAGSIGRTDFPGGSYPQLIRSVEEKIFPLPGQTLVCPGHGPETTVEQERRTNPFFR comes from the coding sequence GTGATCGTTGAACGACTCGTCGTAGGAATGCTTCAAACCAATTGCTACATCGTGGGCGACCCCGAAACCCGGCAGGCCGCGATCATCGACCCCGGGGGGGATGCGGACCGCATACTCGCACGCGTTCAGACCCTGAAGCTGGAACCTGTGGCCGTGCTTCTCACCCACGGGCACTTCGACCATGTCCTGGACGCTTGGACCATAAAGGAACGCACGGGAAGCCGAGTGTTCCTGAACCGGAAGGACGAACCGCTCCTCACGGACAGCAAGCTGGGACTGGGCACCCTCTTCGGTTCCTTGATCCGAACCCCCAAGGGGGAAGTGGATCATTTCCTGGAAGAGGGCGACCGGATCACTTTCGGCTCCATTGTCCTCGAAGTGCTTGAAACCCCCGGGCACACCCCAGGGCACGTTTCCTTCCTCGCAGCGGACGCAAACATCGTTTTTGTGGGCGACACGCTTTTCGCCGGATCCATCGGCCGCACCGATTTCCCCGGAGGCTCTTATCCGCAGCTGATCCGGTCGGTAGAGGAAAAGATTTTCCCGCTTCCCGGTCAAACCCTGGTTTGTCCTGGCCACGGCCCGGAAACCACTGTGGAACAGGAGCGACGGACGAATCCGTTTTTCAGATAG